In one Aquila chrysaetos chrysaetos chromosome 24, bAquChr1.4, whole genome shotgun sequence genomic region, the following are encoded:
- the SURF2 gene encoding surfeit locus protein 2, which produces MAGPGPAGGAAMAEVPEEERLFLRQHPLLSLAEPGKVRCRLTGHEMPCRLSELQAYTNGKKYQRLIKTAREFDYGKFEPHIVPSTKNLHQLFCKLTLRHINKFPEHVLRHVQGKRYQKALKTYEECQKEGVEYVPACLRQKKQRTHHPDEQMNGSRQPYRKEEFWEPKSSDEDGEETDDSMSDLYPPALFPEKSPAAPQTTKGSDDFATDSEDDGAKQNGDVNGEDGGRMDVSRAAGNKRVKKQSGPLKKKFKSHHQKPKNFKKATNGK; this is translated from the exons AtggccgggcccgggcccgccggcggcgcggccATGGCTGAGGTGCCCGAGGAGGAGCGGCTCTTCCTGCGGCAGCACCCGCTCCTCAGCCTCGCGGAACCGGGCAAG GTGAGATGCAGGCTGACAGGCCACGAGATGCCATGTCGGCTGTCGGAGCTGCAGGCTTATACTAATGGCAAGAAGTATCAGCGGCTGATAAAGACAGCCAGAGAGTTTGACTATGGCAAGTTTGAGCCCCATATAGTGCCCAGCACAAAGAATCT ACACCAGCTGTTTTGCAAGCTCACTCTCAGACACATCAACAAGTTTCCAGAGCACGTGCTGCGTCATGTCCAAGGGAAGCGCTATCAGAAGGCCCTAAAAACAT ATGAGGAGTGCCAGAAGGAAGGAGTGGAGTACGTCCCTGCCTGCTTGCGACAGAAGAAGCAGAGGACGCACCACCCTGATGAGCAAATGAACGGGAGCAGACAGCCTTACAGAAAAGAGGAATTCTGGGAGCCAAAGTCCAGCGATGAGGATGGAGAGGAGACGGACGACAGCATGAGTGACCTGTACCCAC CTGCACTCTTCCCAGAAAAAAGCCCAGCAGCTCCACAAACCACAAAGGGCAGTGATGACTTTGCAACAGACAGCGAGGATGACGGGGCCAAGCAGAATGGTGATGTGAATGGAGAGGACGGTGGAAGAATGGAtgtcagcagagcagctggcaaCAAAAGGGTAAAG aaacagTCAGGgcctttaaagaagaaattcaagAGTCATCATCAAAAACCCAAGAACTTCAAGAAAGCAACGAATGGCAAATAA